A section of the Phaseolus vulgaris cultivar G19833 chromosome 8, P. vulgaris v2.0, whole genome shotgun sequence genome encodes:
- the LOC137824636 gene encoding uncharacterized protein yields MRYLHRKLEEKDRGDRSKEGAGAAGSPQGERRDEKEARQVLDLSSQPRAAEGARDRLPPRETEMDDKSCWVRSAQTTVTTDSTRRHPFTNTIFEVPLPDKWKGFNRDRYDGSTDPDEHIDAYTTHMCVYTSDDAVLCRVFPTSLKGATLSWFTKLLPNSIDSFASLVAKFETQFATSRPRHLTSIALVGIRQKKGESLRTFVDRFSKVAMSIQNLSPDVAMHHMMTTLRLGPFADNLCMQPADRLDKLRKRAGKYMQLEEIREFRN; encoded by the coding sequence ATGCGTTACTTGCATAGAAAACTTGAAGAGAAAGACCGAGGAGACCGCTCAAAAGAAGGAGCAGGAGCTGCAGGTTCCCCACAGGGAGAAcgaagagatgaaaaagaagCTCGGCAGGTCCTAGACCTCTCCTCCCAACCCAGGGCCGCCGAAGGGGCGAGAGACAGACTCCCTCCCCGGGAGACTGAGATGGACGACAAGTCATGCTGGGTCCGGTCCGCTCAGACAACCGTTACGACCGACTCGACCCGCCGACATCCTTTTACCAACACTATCTTTGAAGTCCCACTACCAGACaagtggaagggtttcaaccgaGACCGATATGACGGGTCtaccgacccggacgagcatatTGATGCATACACTACCCACATGTGTGTCTATACCTCGGATGACGCAGTGTTATGCCGAGTGTTTCCTACGTCTTTGAAGGGAGCAACCCTTagttggttcaccaagctcTTACCCAACTCCATTGACAGTTTTGCCTCACTTGTGGCGAAGTTTGAGACCCAGTTCGCCACCAGCCGGCCGCGCCACCTGACATCCATCGCCCTGGTGGGCATCCGCCAGAAGAAGGGAGAGTCCTTGAGAACCTTTGTTGACAGGTTCAGCAAGGTGGCAATGAGCATCCAGAATCTGAGCCCGGACGTTGCCATGCATCACATGATGACAACCCTACGTCTAGGGCCCTTTGCTGACAACCTGTGCATGCAACCGGCCGATAGGCTGGACAAGCTGAGAAAGAGAGCTGGTAAGTACATGCAGCTGGAAGAAATCAGAGAGTTCCGTAACTAG